From the Malaclemys terrapin pileata isolate rMalTer1 chromosome 13, rMalTer1.hap1, whole genome shotgun sequence genome, one window contains:
- the FSCN2 gene encoding fascin-2: MPTNGIHQVLKIQFGLINCQNRYLTAESFGYKVNASAPSLKRKQIWTLEQDEADSSVVFLRSHLGRYLAADKDGKVSCEAEKPGRDGRFTIVTQSDGRWALQSQPYKRFFGGSEDRLSCFAQAVTEAELWTVHLAIHPQANLLSISRRRYAHLSALEDEISTDSNIPWGVDALITLTFQNQRYCLRACDNRYLQNDGALVPEPGPRTGYTLEFKAGKLAFKDCNGKYLAPMGPTGTLKAGRSSKPGKDELFDLEESHPQVVFLASNGRYVSIRQGVNVSANQDEEMTHETFQMQIDRETKKCVFHSNAGSSWTLVSHGGIQVTATSVAANNMFDIEWCGRRVALKASNGKYICAKKNGQLAAVSDSVGEDEEFILKLINRPILVLRGDHGFVCCHRGSNLLDANRATYDVFQLLFSDGAYHIRGLGGKFWYIASSGAICSDGEMSEDFFFEFRERGRVAIRGKNGKYLRGDTAGTLRADADSLPRATLWEY, translated from the exons ATGCCAACCAACGGGATCCACCAGGTCTTGAAGATCCAATTTGGCTTGATCAACTGCCAGAACCGCTACCTGACGGCTGAGAGCTTTGGCTACAAGGTCAACGCCTCGGCGCCCAGCCTGAAGAGGAAGCAGATCTGGACCCTGGAGCAGGATGAGGCCGACAGCTCCGTGGTCTTCCTGAGAAGCCACCTGGGCAGGTACCTGGCCGCTGACAAGGACGGGAAGGTGTCATGTGAAGCCGAGAAGCCAGGCAGAGACGGGCGCTTCACTATTGTCACCCAGTCAGATGGGCGCTGGGCACTGCAGTCTCAGCCCTACAAGCGCTTCTTTGGGGGCTCGGAAGACAGGCTGTCCTGCTTCGCCCAGGCCGTCACCGAGGCCGAGCTGTGGACCGTCCACCTGGCCATCCACCCGCAGGCCAACCTGCTGAGCATCAGCCGGAGGCGGTACGCACACCTGAGCGCCTTGGAGGACGAGATCTCCACCGACAGCAACATCCCCTGGGGTGTGGACGCGCTCATCACCCTCACCTTCCAGAACCAGCGGTACTGCCTGCGGGCCTGCGACAACCGCTACCTGCAGAACGACGGCGCCCTGGTGCCGGAGCCTGGCCCGCGCACCGGCTACACCCTGGAGTTCAAGGCAGGGAAGCTGGCTTTCAAGGACTGCAACGGGAAGTACCTGGCGCCCATGGGGCCCACGGGCACCCTGAAGGCCGGGAGGAGCTCCAAGCCGGGCAAGGACGAACTCTTTGATCTGGAGGAGAGCCACCCGCAAGTGGTTTTCCTGGCGTCCAATGGCAGATACGTCTCCATCCGGCAAG GTGTCAACGTCTCGGCCAACCAGGACGAGGAGATGACCCACGAGACCTTCCAGATGCAAATTGACAGAGAGACCAAGAAGTGCGTCTTCCATTCCAACGCGGGCAGCTCCTGGACCCTGGTGTCGCACGGGGGCATCCAAGTCACTGCCACCAGCGT TGCCGCCAACAACATGTTCGACATCGAGTGGTGCGGCCGGCGAGTGGCCCTCAAGGCCAGCAACGGCAAGTACATCTGCGCCAAGAAGAACGGGCAGCTGGCCGCGGTTAGCGACTCCGTTG gGGAAGACGAGGAGTTCATCCTCAAGCTGATTAACCGGCCCATCCTGGTGCTGCGGGGCGACCACGGCTTCGTCTGCTGCCACCGCGGCTCCAACCTGCTGGATGCCAACCGGGCCACCTACGACGTCTTCCAGCTGCTCTTCAGCGACGGGGCCTACCACATCCGGG GCCTGGGCGGCAAGTTCTGGTACATCGCCAGCAGCGGTGCCATCTGCAGCGACGGGGAGATGTCCGAGGATTTCTTCTTTGAGTTCCGGGAGCGCGGGCGCGTGGCCATCCGGGGGAAGAACGGCAAATACCTGCGCGGGGACACAGCCGGCACCCTGCGCGCCGATGCCGACTCCCTGCCCCGTGCCACGCTCTGGGAGTACtga